The proteins below are encoded in one region of Dasypus novemcinctus isolate mDasNov1 chromosome 13, mDasNov1.1.hap2, whole genome shotgun sequence:
- the NAXE gene encoding NAD(P)H-hydrate epimerase: MRQDGPDGAGGACSVGWMSGFRALFGLGLLVAGSRLSRVRAQASTCHGRPTWWGQQRLNSGGLGHPGTMASAAVKLLSQEEAQAVDEELFNQYQFSVDQLMELAGLSCATAIAKAYPPKSMSRSLPTVLVICGPGNNGGDGLVCARHLKLFGYQPAIYYPKRPNKPLFSALVTQCQKMDIPFLDEMPPEPMLIDELYDLVVDAIFGFSFKGDVREPFRSILSVLSGLTVPIASIDIPSGWDVEKGNSDGIQPDLLISLTAPKKCATLFTGRYHYLGGRFVPPALEKKYQLNLPPYPDTECVYRLQ, translated from the exons ATGCGCCAGGACGGGCCGGACGGGGCAGGGGGCGCGTGCTCTGTGGGCTGGATGTCAGGGTTCCGGGCGCTTTTCGGACTCGGGTTGCTGGTTGCTGGCTCGCGCCTGTCGCGTGTCCGGGCCCAAGCCAGCACTTGCCACGGGAGACCCACCTGGTGGGGGCAGCAGCGGCTGAACTCGGGGGGCCTCGGGCACCCAGGGACCATGGCGAGCGCTGCGGTGAAGTTGCTGAG CCAGGAGGAGGCGCAGGCCGTGGACGAGGAGCTATTTAACCAATACCAGTTCAGCGTGGACCAACTTATGGAGCTGGCTGGGCTGAGCTGTGCCACAGCCATTGCCAAG GCATATCCCCCCAAGTCCATGTCCAGGAGCCTCCCTACTGTCCTGGTCATCTGTGGTCCCGGGAATAATGGAGGAGATGGCCTCGTCTGTGCTCGACACCTCAAACTCTTT GGCTACCAGCCTGCTATCTATTACCCCAAAAGGCCCAACAAGCCACTCTTCTCTGCGCTGGTGACTCAGTGTCAGAAAATGGACATCCCTTTCCTGGACGAAATGCCCCCAGAG CCTATGCTGATTGATGAGCTGTATGATCTGGTGGTGGATGCCATCTTTGGCTTCAGCTTCAAGGGTGATGTTCGGGAACCATTTCGGAGCATCCTAAGTGTCCTCAGTGGACTCACTGTACCTATTGCCAGTATCGACATTCCCTCAG GATGGGATGTGGAGAAGGGAAACTCTGACGGGATCCAGCCGGACTTGCTCATCTCCCTGACAGCACCCAAAAAGTGTGCAACCCTTTTTACTGGTCGCTACCACTACTTGGGGGGCCGTTTTGTGCCACCTGCTCTGGAAAAGAAGTATCAGCTGAATCTACCACCCTACCCTGACACTGAGTGTGTGTATCGTCTGCAGTAA
- the LOC101433623 gene encoding G patch domain-containing protein 4 isoform X1 — MSVTPEVKSRGMKFAEEQLLKHGWTQGKGLGRKENGITQAIKVTLKQDTHGVGHDPAKEFTNHWWNELFNKTAANLIVETGQDGVQIKHVSKETTNQNRPKPNLLYQKFVKMATLTSGGEKPDKDLESCSEDDNQGPKPPKILTDEMLLQACEGRTAHKAARLGITMKAKLARLEAQEQAFLAHLKGKNPGDPQQQSESEPPKKKKKKRKQKEGVEVAATERNRKGKDPEHTDQSSRKTKKKRRHHEEKLSNEREGTLSNEEEAAGTSGLEELKSREQSDQPLRKRKKKRRQHVEEVEVLDERGGGKEAAGGLRTERVESIAYNDLCSRSKRRRQHEEEDAKIEDEELEPAVDGSTGEADSRARTDLRRRRNKKKKWQHQEEVLDVRDEGEEEPAVVGRTRDIERSAHTGLGKRGKKRRQQHPEERAGIITSHRTKNKQKKRDV, encoded by the exons AAGAGTCGTGGGATGAAGTTTGCTGAGGAGCAGCTGCTAAAGCATGGATGGACTCAAG GCAAAGGCCTGGGCCGGAAGGAGAATGGTATCACTCAGGCCATCAAGGTGACGCTGAAGCAGGACACTCATGGG GTGGGACATGACCCTGCCAAGGAGTTCACAAACCATTGGTGGAATGAGCTCTTCAACAAGACTGCGGCCAATTTGATAGTGGAAACTGGGCAG GATGGAGTTCAAATAAAGCATGTTTCTAAGGAGACCACCAATCAGAATCGTCCCAAGCCCAACCTGCTGTATCAAAAGTTTGTGAAG ATGGCTACACTGACTTCAGGTGGAGAGAAGCCAGACAAGGACTTGGAGAGCTGCAGTGAGGATGACAATCAGGGCCCCAAGCCCCCCAAAAT tctGACTGATGAGATGCTGCTCCAAGCCTGCGAGGGGCGAACAGCACACAA GGCTGCCCGTCTTGGGATCACAATGAAGGCAAAGCTTGCTCGGCTGGAAGCCCAGGAGCAGGCCTTTCTGGCTCATCTCAAAGGCAAGAACCCTGGGGACCCTCAACAACAGTCTGAGAGTGagccccccaaaaaaaagaaaaagaaaaggaagcaaaaaGAGGGAGTGGAGGTTGCCGCAACTGAAAGGAACAGGAAAGGAAAGGACCCAGAACACACTGACCAGAGCAGCAGGAAAACCAAGAAGAAAAGGCGACATCATGAAGAAAAGCTCTCAAATGAGAGAGAGGGGACTTTAAGCAATGAGGAAGAGGCTGCAGGAACAAGTGGGCTTGAGGAATTGAAGAGCAGAGAGCAAAGTGATCAGCCTctcaggaaaaggaagaagaagaggcgGCAGCatgtggaggaggtggaggtctTGGATGAAAGAGGAGGTGGTAAGGAGGCTGCAGGTGGTCTCAGGACAGAAAGGGTAGAGAGCATAGCATACAATGACCTATGCAGCAGAAGTAAGAGGAGGAGGCAGCATGAGGAAGAGGATGCAAAAATAGAGGATGAAGAACTTGAGCCTGCTGTAGATGGTAGTACCGGGGAAGCAGACAGCAGAGCACGTACCGACCTGAGACGCaggagaaacaagaagaaaaaatggcaGCATCAAGAGGAGGTCTTAGATGTAAGGGATGAAGGGGAAGAGGAGCCTGCAGTGGTTGGCCGGACTAGGGATATAGAAAGGAGTGCACACACTGGCCTtggcaaaagaggtaagaaaagaaggcagcagcacccagaggaaagagctGGAATCATCACTAGCCACAgaactaaaaacaaacagaagaagagAGATGTCTGA
- the LOC101433623 gene encoding G patch domain-containing protein 4 isoform X2: MSVTPEVKSRGMKFAEEQLLKHGWTQGKGLGRKENGITQAIKVTLKQDTHGVGHDPAKEFTNHWWNELFNKTAANLIVETGQMATLTSGGEKPDKDLESCSEDDNQGPKPPKILTDEMLLQACEGRTAHKAARLGITMKAKLARLEAQEQAFLAHLKGKNPGDPQQQSESEPPKKKKKKRKQKEGVEVAATERNRKGKDPEHTDQSSRKTKKKRRHHEEKLSNEREGTLSNEEEAAGTSGLEELKSREQSDQPLRKRKKKRRQHVEEVEVLDERGGGKEAAGGLRTERVESIAYNDLCSRSKRRRQHEEEDAKIEDEELEPAVDGSTGEADSRARTDLRRRRNKKKKWQHQEEVLDVRDEGEEEPAVVGRTRDIERSAHTGLGKRGKKRRQQHPEERAGIITSHRTKNKQKKRDV; the protein is encoded by the exons AAGAGTCGTGGGATGAAGTTTGCTGAGGAGCAGCTGCTAAAGCATGGATGGACTCAAG GCAAAGGCCTGGGCCGGAAGGAGAATGGTATCACTCAGGCCATCAAGGTGACGCTGAAGCAGGACACTCATGGG GTGGGACATGACCCTGCCAAGGAGTTCACAAACCATTGGTGGAATGAGCTCTTCAACAAGACTGCGGCCAATTTGATAGTGGAAACTGGGCAG ATGGCTACACTGACTTCAGGTGGAGAGAAGCCAGACAAGGACTTGGAGAGCTGCAGTGAGGATGACAATCAGGGCCCCAAGCCCCCCAAAAT tctGACTGATGAGATGCTGCTCCAAGCCTGCGAGGGGCGAACAGCACACAA GGCTGCCCGTCTTGGGATCACAATGAAGGCAAAGCTTGCTCGGCTGGAAGCCCAGGAGCAGGCCTTTCTGGCTCATCTCAAAGGCAAGAACCCTGGGGACCCTCAACAACAGTCTGAGAGTGagccccccaaaaaaaagaaaaagaaaaggaagcaaaaaGAGGGAGTGGAGGTTGCCGCAACTGAAAGGAACAGGAAAGGAAAGGACCCAGAACACACTGACCAGAGCAGCAGGAAAACCAAGAAGAAAAGGCGACATCATGAAGAAAAGCTCTCAAATGAGAGAGAGGGGACTTTAAGCAATGAGGAAGAGGCTGCAGGAACAAGTGGGCTTGAGGAATTGAAGAGCAGAGAGCAAAGTGATCAGCCTctcaggaaaaggaagaagaagaggcgGCAGCatgtggaggaggtggaggtctTGGATGAAAGAGGAGGTGGTAAGGAGGCTGCAGGTGGTCTCAGGACAGAAAGGGTAGAGAGCATAGCATACAATGACCTATGCAGCAGAAGTAAGAGGAGGAGGCAGCATGAGGAAGAGGATGCAAAAATAGAGGATGAAGAACTTGAGCCTGCTGTAGATGGTAGTACCGGGGAAGCAGACAGCAGAGCACGTACCGACCTGAGACGCaggagaaacaagaagaaaaaatggcaGCATCAAGAGGAGGTCTTAGATGTAAGGGATGAAGGGGAAGAGGAGCCTGCAGTGGTTGGCCGGACTAGGGATATAGAAAGGAGTGCACACACTGGCCTtggcaaaagaggtaagaaaagaaggcagcagcacccagaggaaagagctGGAATCATCACTAGCCACAgaactaaaaacaaacagaagaagagAGATGTCTGA